Proteins found in one Sphaeramia orbicularis chromosome 8, fSphaOr1.1, whole genome shotgun sequence genomic segment:
- the hoatz gene encoding cilia- and flagella-associated protein HOATZ: MSSEAPGPQDQDWAPFFTVFAGSSPEDVSHARQLWSSLALLPPQESRLVSADIRQRLPVSRPQRSGTAGPGPSAPEPPSLPVLRQMEEERRRYRAMAEQRKEILALLKRHREHRVRKELLSVGVRARGEAGREGRTAGREGRTAGREGRTAGREGRTAGREGTTAELTESNRDLEMVQQLQWKTVVFTERFLRDHWEVDEITEGSLTG, translated from the exons ATGTCCTCAGAGGCCCCGGGTccacaggaccaggactgggCTCCGTTCTTCACCGTGTTCGCAGGCTCCTCCCCAGAGGATGTGTCCCACGCCCGGCAGCTGTGGAGCTCCCTGGCCCTGCTCCCTCCGCAGGAGTCCCGGCTGGTGTCGGCGGACATCCGCCAGAGGCTGCCCGTGTCCCGGCCGCAGCGCAGCGGCACCGCCGGGCCCGGACCGTCCGCCCCGGAGCCGCCCAGCCTCCCGGTTCTGCggcagatggaggaggagaggcgGCGGTACCGGGCCATGGCGGAGCAGAGGAAGGAGATCCTGGCCCTGCTGAAGAGGCACCGGGAGCACAGGGTCCGGAAGGAGCTGCTGTCTGTGGGCGTCCGAGCCAGAGGGGAGGCCGGGAGGGAGGGGAGGACGGCCGGGAGGGAGGGGAGGACGGCCGGGAGGGAGGGGAGGACGGCCGGGAGGGAGGGGAGGACGGCCGGGAGAGAGGGGACCACAGCCGAACTGACAGAGTCCAACAGGGACCTGGAGATGGTCCAGCAGCTTCA GTGGAAAACTGTGGTGTTCACTGAAAGATTCCTGAGAGATCATTGGGAGGTTGATGAGATCACTGAGGGCTCGTTGACAGGTTGA